The following are encoded together in the Nitrospirota bacterium genome:
- a CDS encoding PAS domain S-box protein, translating to MFRTRIIYRFIAVLIIFALLIVVPFSLSVISQTQKMIEKEEALEQTKSHEYSLMHREFTSKLIEQMLSFIFYILVLAFILSFFFLRKMLISIRNLRDGSQAMKDGNFDVRLSVLADDELGEVTRTFNAMAEALKVKTQELGKKDLYISAMLDPLWVVDDEDRIIDINQAFTHLFGYTREDVIGAPAYDFVDDRNAVILRKQSEERRNTGKSSIYEISILSKAGVQMPVLISGSPVYSGDRIVAKIGVLKDFREQISLRNDLQQSLDYFETIMNSIPDEIVVIDRSFRIVMANRVSVIRAERDLTGELCHHALHGSSVPCWTDGFECPTQIVFATGKTHRAVHQHVTPDGLRTYHEIIASPVTDPSGKVLHVIELLSDITDRMKSEEQIVQKNKELTALNSISSILNRSLKPDEIFTKVLDKMIEMLAMDGGGIFFLDEAAKELTCQYHKGISEDYVKMIGRIRLGDDIPGKVAVSGQVVTTSDISKDPRIERSIMKHSGMRGYCCIPVKGKERIIGVFCLFSFNTHLFTVEEENILSAIGEMTGMALENIRLYERMRSLFEQQRSRWADEHQQLLQISTRLGAAVDIEDSMIQVLGLMKQIFRADFVWMLSNDSSDNLLLRFATETRGTEGSAIYLADVTSIEKYALTKRHPAVVSNIRSEEKFYVSPEVSSYQSAVAVPMFMGEKPVGVCALYYSLHREFREEDLRFMEIISNMISVAIERSEYYARAGKVKELADTILQSVQEGIITVDMEGRIISVNQAFERMTGISPERAISLPVCEVFRFSDENISFRLLLGESVEDAKQGISTMRSSTVTTRYGNTVPVTITSSPILDRNGAVTGIVNLVRDVSRERELDRMKTELIRSVSHEFRTPLTAIVGLTEMLLHGDVEADKVNKYLSTVRDEGVRLSKMVTELLSIARIESGKETLKFSSINLPELMHGIADTFSPMLLSKNAVLTFDIGDIRTVVADEEKMKQLLINFIDNALTFSDKGCIIEVSAKIHDAMLEISIADNGWGIPDEDISHLTERFYRGRHGDRVKGTGLGLALCHEILSMHNGSMSITSRLGEGTKITMRIPYREVV from the coding sequence ATGTTCAGGACACGGATCATTTACCGTTTTATTGCCGTACTCATTATCTTCGCCCTTTTGATTGTGGTCCCCTTTTCACTTTCCGTCATAAGCCAGACACAGAAGATGATCGAGAAGGAAGAAGCCCTGGAGCAGACCAAGTCCCATGAATACAGCCTCATGCACAGAGAATTTACTTCAAAACTTATCGAGCAGATGCTGTCCTTTATCTTTTATATCCTGGTTCTGGCCTTTATCCTTTCGTTTTTCTTTCTCAGAAAAATGCTTATCTCAATCCGGAACCTCCGTGACGGGTCGCAGGCGATGAAGGACGGCAATTTTGATGTCAGGCTGTCGGTGCTTGCTGACGACGAACTTGGCGAGGTGACGCGTACCTTTAACGCTATGGCAGAGGCGCTCAAAGTCAAAACGCAGGAGTTGGGCAAAAAAGACCTGTATATCAGCGCCATGCTCGATCCCCTGTGGGTGGTCGACGACGAAGACAGGATCATTGATATCAACCAGGCTTTTACGCATCTCTTTGGCTATACACGGGAAGATGTCATCGGCGCCCCGGCGTATGATTTCGTTGATGACAGAAACGCTGTGATTCTGAGGAAGCAGAGTGAAGAAAGACGGAACACCGGAAAATCGTCCATTTATGAGATCAGTATTCTTTCGAAGGCCGGCGTGCAGATGCCTGTTCTGATAAGCGGCTCTCCGGTCTACTCGGGCGACCGGATTGTTGCCAAGATAGGTGTTCTTAAGGATTTCAGGGAGCAGATCAGTCTGCGCAATGACCTCCAGCAGTCTCTTGATTATTTCGAGACGATCATGAACAGCATTCCCGACGAGATAGTCGTGATCGACAGGAGTTTCCGCATTGTCATGGCAAACAGAGTCTCCGTGATACGTGCTGAGCGTGACCTTACCGGAGAGCTCTGCCACCATGCCCTTCACGGCTCATCGGTGCCCTGCTGGACGGATGGCTTTGAATGCCCCACCCAGATCGTTTTCGCCACGGGGAAGACCCACAGGGCGGTTCACCAGCATGTTACGCCGGACGGCCTCAGGACCTATCATGAAATCATCGCGAGCCCGGTCACCGACCCTTCCGGCAAGGTCCTTCATGTGATAGAACTCCTGAGTGATATTACGGACAGGATGAAAAGTGAGGAACAGATCGTTCAGAAGAACAAGGAACTGACTGCGCTCAACAGTATTTCCAGTATTCTCAACCGGTCGCTCAAGCCGGATGAGATATTTACCAAGGTCCTTGATAAAATGATCGAGATGCTCGCCATGGACGGCGGCGGCATCTTTTTTCTTGACGAGGCCGCCAAAGAGTTGACCTGCCAGTATCATAAGGGCATATCAGAGGATTATGTGAAGATGATCGGCAGAATAAGGCTCGGCGACGATATCCCCGGAAAAGTGGCGGTTAGCGGTCAGGTCGTGACCACGTCGGATATATCCAAGGATCCGAGAATAGAGCGCTCGATCATGAAACACTCCGGCATGAGAGGCTACTGCTGTATCCCGGTCAAGGGCAAGGAGAGGATTATCGGTGTTTTCTGCCTTTTCAGCTTTAACACTCACCTCTTTACGGTCGAAGAGGAGAATATTTTGTCAGCCATAGGTGAAATGACCGGCATGGCGCTTGAGAATATCCGACTCTATGAGCGGATGCGCTCTCTTTTTGAACAGCAGAGAAGCAGATGGGCTGACGAGCACCAGCAGCTTCTGCAGATATCAACCCGGCTTGGGGCTGCCGTTGATATCGAGGATAGCATGATCCAGGTGCTTGGCCTTATGAAGCAGATCTTCAGAGCGGATTTTGTCTGGATGCTGTCAAATGACTCCTCTGACAACCTCCTGCTGAGATTTGCGACAGAAACAAGAGGGACGGAAGGATCGGCCATATACCTCGCAGATGTAACCTCTATTGAGAAATATGCCCTCACCAAGAGGCACCCGGCAGTCGTGAGCAATATCCGGTCAGAGGAAAAGTTTTATGTCTCTCCTGAGGTCTCCTCCTATCAGTCTGCGGTGGCCGTGCCGATGTTCATGGGAGAAAAGCCTGTCGGGGTCTGCGCTCTCTACTACTCGCTGCACAGGGAATTCAGGGAGGAGGATCTCCGCTTTATGGAGATCATTTCCAATATGATCTCCGTTGCGATCGAGCGGTCAGAGTATTATGCCCGCGCCGGCAAGGTAAAAGAACTCGCCGACACGATTCTGCAGAGTGTGCAGGAGGGCATTATAACCGTTGATATGGAAGGTCGTATCATATCGGTAAACCAGGCCTTTGAGAGGATGACCGGCATCAGTCCGGAGCGTGCGATCAGCCTGCCGGTCTGCGAGGTGTTCAGGTTCAGTGATGAAAACATATCCTTCCGCCTGCTCCTTGGCGAAAGTGTTGAAGATGCAAAGCAGGGCATCTCGACGATGCGGTCCTCTACCGTGACGACGCGTTATGGAAATACCGTGCCTGTTACGATCACGAGCTCGCCTATTCTAGACAGAAACGGAGCCGTTACAGGAATTGTGAATCTGGTGCGTGATGTGAGCCGGGAAAGAGAACTCGACAGGATGAAGACGGAACTGATACGTTCTGTCTCCCATGAATTCAGAACACCTCTTACGGCGATTGTGGGCCTGACCGAGATGCTGCTGCACGGGGATGTGGAGGCAGATAAGGTGAATAAATATCTCAGCACCGTACGTGATGAGGGGGTCAGGCTTTCAAAAATGGTTACGGAACTGTTGAGCATCGCCAGGATCGAGAGCGGGAAAGAAACGCTGAAATTCAGCAGCATCAATCTCCCCGAACTCATGCATGGTATTGCCGACACCTTTAGTCCGATGCTGCTGAGCAAAAATGCGGTTCTTACCTTCGATATTGGGGACATCAGGACTGTTGTCGCTGACGAGGAGAAGATGAAACAACTCCTGATAAACTTCATTGATAACGCGTTAACATTCTCTGACAAAGGGTGTATTATAGAAGTGTCCGCGAAGATACATGATGCCATGCTCGAGATCAGCATAGCCGATAATGGATGGGGCATTCCTGATGAGGATATCTCCCATCTTACCGAGCGGTTTTACCGCGGCAGACACGGTGACAGGGTAAAAGGTACGGGACTTGGCCTTGCTCTTTGCCATGAAATTCTGAGTATGCATAATGGAAGTATGAGCATAACGAGCAGACTTGGCGAGGGAACGAAAATAACGATGCGTATTCCGTACAGGGAGGTTGTGTGA